One Echinicola strongylocentroti DNA window includes the following coding sequences:
- a CDS encoding zinc dependent phospholipase C family protein has protein sequence MKRILLFTFSLFTTLHCFGFWGFYAHKKINRLAVFSLPLEMIGFYKENIASITENAVNPDKRRYAVKGEAEKHYIDADIYGDSAIYTLPRYWDDAVEMFGEDSLRKYGIAPWNVHFVKTKLTQAFKDKNTTAILRLSADLGHYIGDINVPLHTTVNYNGQLTGQEGIHGFWESRIPELLAEDFDLFVGKAEYIPNTQIAAWEAVIRAHEALDSVLLFEEQLSREFSDDKKYSFEERGSINTKVYSRPFTIAYNSLLDGQVERQMKHSIKMIADFWYTAWVDAGQPELTPLLNQKIPADPWKKSPPENNVKARDHGF, from the coding sequence ATGAAGCGAATATTACTTTTTACTTTTTCACTGTTTACCACGTTACATTGCTTTGGTTTTTGGGGATTTTATGCACACAAAAAGATCAATCGGCTAGCGGTTTTCTCCCTCCCATTGGAAATGATCGGATTCTATAAGGAAAACATTGCCTCTATCACAGAAAACGCCGTCAACCCGGACAAAAGAAGGTACGCTGTAAAAGGGGAAGCTGAAAAACACTATATAGATGCAGATATCTATGGAGACAGTGCAATATACACATTGCCAAGGTACTGGGACGATGCTGTGGAGATGTTCGGGGAGGACAGCCTTAGAAAATACGGCATAGCCCCTTGGAACGTTCATTTCGTGAAGACCAAACTCACGCAAGCCTTTAAAGATAAAAACACAACAGCAATTCTTCGCCTATCAGCTGACTTGGGCCATTACATTGGTGACATCAATGTTCCTCTACACACCACCGTAAATTACAATGGACAGCTTACTGGCCAAGAGGGCATCCATGGGTTTTGGGAAAGTCGAATCCCTGAGCTTTTGGCAGAGGACTTTGACCTGTTCGTCGGTAAAGCAGAATACATCCCAAACACGCAAATAGCCGCTTGGGAAGCTGTCATACGGGCCCACGAAGCATTGGACAGTGTACTACTTTTTGAGGAGCAGCTTAGCCGTGAGTTTAGCGATGACAAAAAATACAGCTTTGAAGAACGGGGATCCATCAACACCAAAGTCTATTCGAGGCCCTTTACTATTGCGTACAACAGCTTGCTTGATGGACAGGTGGAGCGCCAGATGAAGCACTCAATAAAAATGATTGCTGATTTTTGGTATACGGCGTGGGTGGACGCCGGACAGCCTGAACTGACACCGCTACTAAACCAAAAGATCCCCGCAGATCCATGGAAAAAATCTCCTCCGGAAAACAACGTCAAGGCCCGAGACCATGGATTCTAG
- the rpsT gene encoding 30S ribosomal protein S20, translating into MANHKSALKRIRANEAKRLRNKYQAKTTRTFIKKLKHTTDKVEAQELFKKVSSMIDKLAKKNIIHKNNAANKKSNLARFVNALG; encoded by the coding sequence ATGGCAAATCACAAATCAGCTCTTAAGAGAATTCGTGCAAACGAAGCCAAGCGTTTGAGAAACAAATATCAAGCTAAGACTACAAGGACTTTCATTAAGAAATTGAAACATACTACTGACAAGGTGGAAGCTCAGGAGTTGTTCAAGAAAGTTTCTTCTATGATCGATAAACTTGCGAAGAAAAATATTATCCACAAAAACAATGCGGCCAACAAGAAGTCGAACTTGGCTAGATTTGTTAACGCACTGGGATAA
- the pheT gene encoding phenylalanine--tRNA ligase subunit beta, translating into MKISVNRLKDYIPFEESTEKIAELLTQSGLEVEGVERFESIPGGLRGVVIGEVITCEQHPNADRLKKTTVDVGGEVVPIVCGAPNVAQGQKVVVATVGAALSPNEGEAFTIKKAKIRGEVSQGMICAEDELGLGQSHDGIMVLDTDLPNGTAASEYFDLYTTDIVEIGLTPNRADAASHLGVARDLKALLKGNLQQPDVSGFQVDNTSRPVQITVEDAADCPRYAGLTISNIKVGPSPEWLQNYLKALGLEPINNVVDITNFILHDLGQPLHAFDLDKVNNDKILVKKLPKGTTFVTLDEKERKLTGEELMICDDEGGLCIAGVFGGQGSGVSDGTTSIFLESAYFSPDVIRRGSLLHGLKTDASFRFERGTDPNMPVLALKKAALLIKDIAGGEITSEIADLYPEPVADFEVKVKYAHIDRLIGKHIPKETVHEILENLEINVSEPSEEGFTAIVKPYRVDVTREADIIEEVLRIYGFENVTLSETYQAGFLAEHPAKDTNKLQYRVSELLTGMGYFEIMTNSLTKPSYSEKAGFLKAEENVEIFNKLSEDLGVMRQSLLFTGLEVLAHNINRRQTDLKFFEFGTAYFKEADGYREEKHLSILLTGSKAAESWLEPAKKVAFPDLYTVVERLLDKLNVRMPEVEIVHESPFDYALQLKLGQKEIGKVGLLSPKITKLADVKQEVLFAELRWDFLQQKAKGLKQYKEISKFPEVRRDLSLVIDKAVYFDAVRKVAEKAGGKLLKHIGVFDVYQGDKIEAGKKAYALSFYLQDNTKTLTDKIIDQSMNRLMKSFEKEIGALIRK; encoded by the coding sequence ATGAAAATTTCTGTCAATAGACTAAAAGATTATATTCCATTCGAAGAAAGCACGGAAAAAATTGCTGAACTACTCACCCAGTCTGGGCTGGAAGTGGAGGGAGTGGAGCGATTTGAATCTATTCCGGGCGGTTTGCGGGGTGTGGTAATTGGTGAAGTGATCACCTGTGAACAGCACCCGAATGCAGATCGTCTAAAGAAGACCACAGTGGATGTGGGAGGAGAAGTGGTTCCTATCGTTTGTGGAGCTCCGAATGTCGCCCAAGGCCAAAAAGTAGTGGTAGCTACTGTTGGGGCAGCGCTTTCTCCAAATGAAGGAGAGGCCTTTACCATTAAAAAGGCAAAGATCAGAGGAGAAGTTTCGCAGGGCATGATCTGCGCCGAAGACGAGCTGGGGCTTGGCCAGAGCCATGACGGGATTATGGTGTTGGATACCGATTTGCCCAACGGTACAGCGGCAAGTGAGTATTTTGACCTGTATACTACGGACATAGTCGAGATCGGCTTAACGCCAAATAGAGCGGATGCCGCTTCCCATTTGGGCGTAGCACGTGATCTGAAGGCCTTGCTTAAGGGAAATCTGCAACAGCCCGATGTTAGTGGATTTCAAGTAGATAATACTTCACGTCCAGTACAAATTACGGTCGAGGATGCCGCGGATTGCCCGCGTTATGCGGGGTTGACCATTTCCAATATTAAAGTGGGCCCGTCGCCAGAGTGGCTGCAAAACTACCTGAAAGCCCTCGGGCTAGAGCCTATCAACAATGTGGTGGATATTACCAATTTCATTTTGCATGACCTTGGTCAACCGCTTCACGCTTTTGATTTGGATAAGGTGAATAATGACAAGATTCTTGTCAAGAAACTTCCCAAAGGCACTACGTTCGTTACGCTGGATGAAAAAGAGCGAAAGCTTACGGGTGAAGAGCTGATGATTTGTGATGATGAGGGAGGCCTTTGTATTGCGGGCGTTTTTGGTGGGCAAGGATCCGGAGTCAGTGACGGTACCACGTCCATTTTCCTAGAGAGTGCTTATTTCTCTCCGGACGTGATCAGGAGGGGAAGCTTGCTCCATGGGCTGAAAACAGATGCTTCATTCAGGTTTGAGCGAGGTACTGATCCTAATATGCCAGTGTTGGCACTAAAGAAAGCCGCACTGCTGATCAAGGATATTGCCGGAGGAGAGATTACTTCCGAGATTGCCGACCTTTATCCTGAGCCAGTGGCTGATTTTGAGGTGAAGGTAAAATATGCCCACATCGATCGGCTGATAGGAAAACATATACCAAAGGAAACCGTCCATGAGATTCTGGAAAATCTGGAAATCAATGTCAGTGAGCCGTCAGAAGAAGGATTCACGGCCATTGTCAAACCTTATCGTGTGGATGTGACACGTGAGGCGGACATCATCGAAGAGGTATTGCGTATTTATGGCTTTGAAAATGTCACACTTTCAGAAACCTACCAGGCAGGGTTTTTGGCTGAGCACCCGGCGAAGGATACCAATAAGCTCCAATACCGGGTTTCAGAGTTGTTGACAGGTATGGGATATTTCGAGATCATGACCAATTCCCTCACCAAGCCAAGCTACTCCGAGAAAGCAGGGTTCCTTAAGGCAGAGGAAAATGTAGAGATTTTCAATAAACTCAGTGAAGACCTTGGTGTAATGCGGCAAAGTCTGTTGTTCACCGGATTGGAGGTACTAGCGCACAATATCAATAGGCGACAGACAGATCTGAAGTTTTTTGAGTTTGGTACAGCCTATTTTAAGGAGGCTGATGGGTACCGGGAAGAAAAGCATCTTTCCATACTTCTGACGGGCAGTAAGGCTGCGGAGAGTTGGCTAGAGCCTGCGAAGAAAGTTGCATTTCCCGATCTATATACTGTGGTAGAAAGGTTGTTGGACAAGCTAAATGTCCGTATGCCAGAAGTGGAGATTGTCCATGAGTCACCGTTTGATTATGCCCTCCAGCTGAAGCTTGGGCAAAAGGAAATTGGTAAAGTAGGACTTTTGTCCCCAAAAATTACCAAATTGGCAGATGTAAAGCAAGAAGTGCTTTTCGCAGAGCTTCGTTGGGACTTCTTGCAGCAGAAGGCCAAAGGGCTGAAGCAGTACAAAGAGATCTCGAAATTTCCGGAAGTACGAAGGGATTTGTCGCTAGTGATCGATAAGGCGGTGTATTTTGACGCTGTGAGGAAAGTGGCAGAGAAAGCAGGGGGGAAGCTTTTGAAGCATATAGGCGTATTTGATGTATATCAAGGAGATAAGATCGAGGCTGGTAAAAAAGCCTATGCGCTGAGTTTTTACCTACAGGATAATACAAAAACCCTTACAGATAAAATTATTGACCAGTCCATGAATAGGCTGATGAAGTCATTCGAGAAGGAAATTGGGGCTTTGATTAGAAAATGA
- the radC gene encoding RadC family protein, which produces MEIYQSIKISALAEEDRPREKLQLKGKATLSDAELIAILIGSGTPSMSAVDLSKYILASVGHDLAALARLSVRDLQKFKGIGEAKAIAIVSALELGRRRKVMELPKRPKITCSKEVYEIMRAELMDEQVEYFYALLLNRANCVIRKSLISKGGTSGTVVDPKLVFKAALEHGASALVLVHNHPSGTKKPSESDERLTKRLVDLGKKLELPVIDHLIFTDVGYFSFADESMIEP; this is translated from the coding sequence ATGGAAATTTATCAATCTATAAAGATCTCCGCCCTGGCAGAAGAAGACCGCCCGCGCGAAAAATTGCAGTTGAAAGGGAAGGCTACACTTTCGGATGCCGAACTGATCGCTATTTTGATTGGTTCGGGTACCCCGTCGATGAGTGCTGTGGACCTGTCAAAATATATCCTGGCAAGTGTAGGTCATGACTTGGCGGCATTGGCACGCTTGTCGGTCAGGGATCTCCAAAAATTCAAAGGCATCGGTGAGGCTAAGGCCATTGCGATAGTCAGTGCTTTGGAGTTGGGCAGGAGAAGGAAGGTGATGGAGCTGCCTAAACGGCCAAAGATCACTTGTTCGAAAGAGGTGTATGAAATCATGCGTGCCGAATTGATGGATGAACAGGTAGAGTATTTCTACGCCTTGCTCCTGAATCGGGCCAATTGTGTCATTCGAAAATCCTTGATCAGTAAAGGGGGCACGAGCGGGACTGTGGTGGACCCAAAACTTGTTTTTAAAGCGGCATTGGAGCATGGGGCATCTGCGCTTGTTTTGGTGCATAATCATCCTTCGGGAACCAAGAAGCCCTCCGAATCTGATGAAAGGCTGACAAAAAGATTGGTAGATTTGGGAAAGAAATTAGAGTTGCCGGTCATTGATCATTTGATTTTCACAGATGTTGGTTATTTTAGCTTCGCAGATGAATCAATGATCGAACCATAA
- a CDS encoding DUF1684 domain-containing protein: MKQNQIVLGMVGVVVLLAVGYMFFGGQSTGDYRETVVSERERQYKFLRYNEESPLTDKQKLGFDSLSCFPIDEKYKVRARLVPLQERQVLEIPMTDGTLESYVKHSYADFELGGESCRLLLLQAVDEPDPKNFFLPFADETSGESTYGGGRYLNLRQDGMNSITIDFNLAYNPYCAYNPDFACPIPPKENILSVPITAGEKNYLK; encoded by the coding sequence ATGAAACAAAATCAAATAGTACTTGGGATGGTGGGCGTAGTGGTGCTCTTGGCAGTTGGGTATATGTTTTTTGGAGGCCAAAGTACAGGGGATTACCGTGAAACAGTTGTCAGTGAACGAGAGCGCCAATATAAATTTTTGAGGTACAATGAAGAGTCTCCGCTGACTGATAAGCAGAAGCTGGGATTTGATTCGCTTTCTTGTTTTCCGATTGATGAAAAGTACAAGGTACGAGCTCGTCTCGTGCCTCTTCAGGAACGTCAAGTCTTGGAGATTCCTATGACCGATGGGACGCTGGAGTCTTATGTGAAGCATAGTTATGCGGACTTTGAGCTGGGAGGGGAGTCTTGTAGGCTGTTGCTTTTGCAGGCGGTCGATGAGCCCGATCCCAAAAACTTTTTTCTGCCTTTTGCCGATGAGACCAGTGGGGAAAGTACCTATGGCGGGGGGAGATACTTGAATCTACGCCAAGATGGGATGAATAGTATTACTATCGATTTTAATCTGGCTTATAATCCATATTGTGCCTATAACCCTGATTTTGCCTGTCCGATTCCCCCAAAAGAAAACATTCTGAGTGTGCCGATCACAGCAGGGGAGAAAAATTACTTGAAATAA
- a CDS encoding DUF3450 domain-containing protein translates to MIHEELQQLQQLANKVTKKIEQIELEKQSLEEQLGALQRELQEKETSLDHFKNQIKISKIVNNIPVENIASAELRNRIDNYIKEIDKIITYLSE, encoded by the coding sequence ATGATTCACGAGGAACTCCAACAGCTACAGCAGCTTGCCAATAAGGTTACCAAAAAAATCGAACAAATAGAACTGGAAAAGCAGTCTTTGGAGGAACAGCTGGGAGCCTTGCAGCGTGAGTTGCAAGAAAAGGAGACTTCATTGGATCATTTTAAAAATCAAATTAAAATTAGTAAAATTGTAAACAACATACCGGTAGAAAATATTGCGTCTGCTGAATTACGGAATAGAATAGATAATTATATAAAAGAGATCGACAAGATCATTACTTACCTGTCTGAATAG
- a CDS encoding cell division protein ZapA: MDTLSIRIKIGDREYPMKVKAEDEAKIRRAGKLINDKLKRYREEFGLDDRQDLLAMVAFDCMVEAMEVNEVNTEDSEQITAALSSINNQLNSIL; the protein is encoded by the coding sequence ATGGATACGCTTTCGATAAGAATAAAAATAGGAGATAGGGAATACCCTATGAAAGTGAAGGCGGAGGATGAAGCGAAAATCAGACGGGCCGGTAAACTGATTAATGATAAGCTGAAAAGATATAGAGAAGAATTTGGTTTAGATGACAGGCAGGACCTGTTAGCGATGGTGGCCTTTGACTGCATGGTAGAAGCCATGGAAGTAAATGAGGTGAATACAGAAGACAGTGAACAGATCACTGCCGCACTTTCAAGTATCAACAACCAATTGAATTCCATATTGTAA
- a CDS encoding pyridoxal phosphate-dependent aminotransferase: MRQILLAPGADELNYEIRGIVKKAKVIESLGFEVTWENIGDPIQKSNTIPAWMKDIVKDLVSDDKTYGYSDSKGMLKTRQYLAGLNNERDGVQISAEDILFFNGLGDAIAKLYQFLIPTARIIGPSPAYSTHSSAEAAHANTFPITYRLDPDNSWYPDMDDLYNKVKYNPNIVGLLIINPDNPTGMVYPREVLERFVAIAREFNLLLIADEIYQNITYNGHEAISLSEVIGDLPGISLKGISKEFPWPGSRCGWMEFYNKNGSEEFNKLCTTLENAKMIEVCSTMLPQLAIPEIMSHPEYIPYRKNANDRIGKRSQIMEEVLSDVPGIKFNKTKGAFYNTIVFDESMLNERQYLPVDDVRVKGYLAQWLNEDDMPHDKRFVYNLLASEGICVVPVSSFCSNLRGFRVTLLEEDEDKFRDTFTRIANSIRFYLKSA; the protein is encoded by the coding sequence ATCAGACAGATTTTGCTGGCCCCAGGGGCGGATGAACTGAATTATGAAATCAGGGGAATCGTAAAGAAAGCAAAGGTTATAGAAAGTTTGGGTTTTGAGGTCACTTGGGAAAACATCGGTGACCCCATCCAAAAGAGCAATACCATTCCGGCATGGATGAAGGATATCGTAAAGGATCTTGTCAGTGATGATAAGACCTATGGTTATTCTGACTCCAAAGGGATGTTAAAGACGAGACAGTACCTTGCAGGGCTTAACAATGAGCGTGATGGGGTACAAATTTCCGCAGAGGATATTTTGTTTTTCAATGGCCTTGGTGATGCCATTGCCAAGCTGTACCAGTTTCTGATCCCCACGGCCAGGATCATAGGCCCTTCTCCTGCTTATTCCACTCATAGTTCTGCTGAAGCAGCCCATGCCAATACTTTTCCAATAACCTACAGGTTGGACCCTGACAACAGTTGGTATCCAGACATGGACGACTTGTACAATAAGGTGAAGTACAACCCCAATATCGTAGGCCTCTTGATCATCAATCCTGACAATCCTACCGGAATGGTGTACCCGAGAGAGGTGTTGGAGCGGTTTGTGGCCATTGCCAGGGAGTTTAACTTGCTGTTGATTGCAGATGAGATTTATCAAAATATCACGTATAACGGTCATGAGGCCATTTCGCTTTCTGAAGTTATTGGAGACCTTCCGGGGATATCCCTGAAGGGAATTTCCAAAGAGTTTCCTTGGCCAGGTTCACGATGTGGATGGATGGAGTTTTATAATAAAAATGGCTCGGAGGAGTTTAACAAGCTCTGCACGACATTGGAAAATGCCAAAATGATCGAGGTATGCTCCACCATGCTGCCCCAGTTGGCCATTCCGGAGATCATGAGCCACCCCGAATACATACCCTACCGGAAAAACGCCAATGACCGGATAGGCAAAAGGAGCCAGATTATGGAAGAGGTGCTCTCGGATGTTCCAGGTATCAAGTTCAATAAGACCAAAGGAGCGTTTTATAACACCATTGTCTTTGATGAATCCATGCTCAATGAGCGCCAGTACCTTCCAGTGGATGACGTACGCGTAAAGGGATACCTAGCGCAATGGCTCAATGAAGATGATATGCCACACGATAAACGATTTGTGTATAATCTCCTGGCATCTGAAGGGATCTGTGTGGTGCCCGTAAGTTCGTTTTGTTCTAACCTTAGAGGGTTTCGGGTGACGTTATTGGAAGAAGATGAAGATAAGTTCAGGGATACATTTACCCGAATTGCCAATAGCATACGTTTTTACCTGAAGTCTGCTTGA
- the rny gene encoding ribonuclease Y — MVIYTIIAGIVGLAIGALVVGFFLKKNNQKLEQEAQEKAKGIVREAEITAESIKKDRMLEAKEKYLKLKADFEEEVNKKKNILITNEGKLKQREQILSKEMEQIKRKEAELDSKKENLNAQLHSVQVKKDELDRVTNQRISDLEKVALLTKEEARDQLVVMLKDEAHTKASSHIKDILDQAKLSATKQAKKIVLDTIQRTATEHAVENCVSIFNIESDDIKGKIIGREGRNIRALESATGVEIVVDDTPEAIIISGFDPVRREIARLSLHRLVQDGRIHPARIEEVVAKTEKNIEEEIVEIGERTCIDLGVHGLHPELIRMVGRMRFRSSYGQNLLQHSREVAKLCATMAAEMGLNAKLAKRAGLLHDIGKVYPEEAELPHAILGMELAKKYKEHPEVCNAIGAHHDEIEMTSMVSPIVQASDAISGSRPGARREIMDSYIKRLKDLEDLALSFDGVNKCFAMQAGRELRVLVDAENVDDTTAGKLSFDISQKIEKEMQYPGQIKVTVIREMRAVNYAK, encoded by the coding sequence ATGGTAATATACACAATAATAGCAGGCATTGTCGGCCTGGCAATTGGGGCACTAGTAGTTGGTTTTTTTCTTAAGAAAAACAATCAAAAGCTAGAACAAGAAGCACAGGAAAAGGCGAAAGGCATCGTTAGAGAAGCCGAAATTACAGCCGAATCCATCAAAAAGGATCGTATGCTGGAAGCAAAGGAGAAATACCTAAAGCTGAAAGCCGATTTTGAAGAAGAGGTAAATAAGAAAAAGAATATTCTTATTACCAATGAAGGTAAGCTGAAGCAACGTGAGCAGATCCTTTCTAAGGAAATGGAGCAGATCAAGCGTAAGGAAGCTGAGCTGGACAGCAAAAAGGAAAACCTTAATGCCCAGCTTCATTCGGTGCAAGTGAAGAAGGATGAACTGGATCGTGTGACCAATCAGCGAATCTCTGACTTGGAAAAAGTAGCACTGCTGACCAAAGAAGAAGCAAGGGATCAGCTTGTGGTAATGCTGAAAGACGAGGCACACACCAAGGCTTCCTCTCATATCAAGGATATTTTGGACCAAGCGAAATTATCTGCTACCAAGCAAGCCAAGAAAATCGTATTGGATACCATTCAGCGAACAGCTACCGAGCATGCTGTCGAAAACTGCGTTTCTATCTTCAATATCGAAAGTGATGATATCAAAGGAAAAATCATCGGTAGGGAAGGTAGGAATATCCGTGCGCTAGAATCCGCTACTGGTGTCGAAATCGTTGTAGATGATACCCCAGAAGCGATCATTATTTCAGGCTTTGACCCTGTGAGAAGGGAAATAGCAAGGTTGTCATTGCATAGATTGGTTCAAGATGGAAGGATTCACCCGGCCAGAATTGAGGAAGTAGTCGCCAAGACCGAAAAGAACATCGAAGAAGAGATTGTCGAAATCGGCGAAAGGACGTGTATCGATCTCGGCGTGCATGGATTGCACCCAGAATTGATCAGGATGGTTGGTAGGATGCGTTTCCGTTCTTCTTATGGCCAGAATTTGCTCCAGCACTCCAGGGAAGTGGCCAAACTATGTGCGACCATGGCTGCTGAAATGGGCCTTAACGCCAAGCTTGCCAAAAGGGCTGGACTACTACATGATATCGGTAAAGTCTACCCAGAAGAGGCAGAACTGCCCCATGCAATTTTGGGTATGGAGCTCGCTAAAAAATACAAAGAGCATCCTGAGGTTTGCAATGCCATCGGGGCTCACCACGATGAGATCGAGATGACATCCATGGTCTCTCCCATTGTCCAAGCTTCCGATGCTATTTCCGGTTCACGCCCAGGGGCAAGAAGGGAAATCATGGACAGCTATATCAAGCGTTTGAAAGATCTTGAGGACTTGGCTTTGAGCTTTGATGGGGTGAATAAATGCTTTGCAATGCAGGCAGGACGCGAGTTGAGAGTTTTGGTGGACGCAGAGAATGTCGATGATACTACCGCAGGTAAACTGTCTTTTGACATTTCGCAAAAGATCGAAAAGGAAATGCAATATCCTGGACAGATCAAAGTGACTGTGATCAGGGAAATGCGTGCTGTCAATTATGCGAAATAA
- the ettA gene encoding energy-dependent translational throttle protein EttA, translating into MSDEKIIFSMAGVSKIYPPQKKVLKDIYLSFFYGAKIGVLGLNGSGKSSLLKIIAGIDKEYQGELAWSSGYSVGMLEQEPQLDPEKTVKEVVEEAVSETVGLLQEFEAINEKFMDPAVMEDPDAMNKLIEKQGEVQEKLDAANAWELDVVLDKAMDALRLPPSDALVSNLSGGEKRRVALCRLLLQEPDVLLLDEPTNHLDAESVHWLELHLKQYKGTVIAVTHDRYFLDNVAGWILELDRGEGIPWKGNYSSWLDQKQKRLAQEEKSESKRQKTLERELEWIKMTPKAKQAKGKARLNAYEKLVGEDARERESKLELYIPPGPRLGSKVIEVNGVSKSYGDKLLFEDLTFALPQGGIVGIIGPNGAGKSTLFKLITGNEKPDAGSFEVGETVQLAYVDQEHDLLDASKSVYQTISEGNENIKLGNKEMNARAYVSKFNFSGSDQEKKVGVLSGGERNRVHLAMTLKENGNLLLLDEPTNDLDVNTLRSLEEALENFGGCAVVISHDRWFLDRICTHILAFEGDSQVYWFEGNFTDYEENKKKRLGDVEPKRIKYKKLK; encoded by the coding sequence ATGAGTGACGAGAAAATTATATTTTCAATGGCTGGGGTGTCCAAAATCTACCCTCCTCAGAAGAAGGTGTTGAAAGATATTTATCTATCTTTTTTTTATGGGGCCAAGATTGGTGTTTTAGGTCTGAATGGTTCCGGTAAAAGTTCTCTTTTGAAAATTATTGCAGGCATAGATAAGGAGTATCAGGGTGAATTGGCTTGGTCCTCAGGGTATTCTGTTGGTATGCTTGAGCAAGAGCCGCAGCTTGATCCAGAAAAAACCGTCAAAGAAGTAGTGGAAGAGGCCGTTTCAGAAACGGTGGGATTGCTCCAAGAGTTTGAGGCCATTAATGAAAAATTCATGGATCCGGCGGTAATGGAAGATCCGGATGCGATGAACAAATTAATTGAAAAGCAGGGTGAGGTACAGGAAAAACTGGACGCGGCCAATGCTTGGGAGTTGGATGTAGTACTTGATAAAGCCATGGATGCACTGAGGCTTCCGCCGAGTGATGCCCTTGTGAGCAACCTCTCTGGAGGTGAAAAACGCCGGGTAGCCCTATGTCGTCTCTTGCTTCAAGAACCGGACGTGCTTCTGTTGGATGAGCCTACTAACCACTTGGATGCTGAATCGGTGCACTGGTTAGAACTGCACTTAAAGCAATATAAGGGTACTGTAATCGCCGTGACCCACGATCGTTATTTCTTGGACAATGTGGCCGGATGGATACTTGAGCTGGACAGAGGTGAAGGGATCCCGTGGAAAGGTAACTATAGCAGTTGGCTGGACCAAAAGCAAAAGAGACTAGCCCAAGAAGAAAAATCCGAATCCAAACGTCAGAAAACATTAGAACGTGAGCTCGAATGGATCAAAATGACTCCCAAGGCGAAGCAAGCCAAAGGAAAAGCCCGACTAAATGCATATGAAAAACTAGTGGGAGAGGACGCCAGGGAACGTGAGTCCAAACTGGAGCTGTATATCCCGCCAGGGCCGAGATTGGGGTCGAAGGTGATCGAGGTGAATGGTGTGTCGAAGTCCTATGGTGACAAGTTGCTCTTTGAAGATTTGACATTTGCCCTTCCACAAGGAGGGATCGTCGGCATCATCGGACCTAACGGTGCCGGTAAGTCGACCTTGTTTAAGCTGATTACAGGAAATGAAAAACCTGATGCCGGCAGCTTTGAGGTAGGAGAAACTGTTCAATTGGCATATGTGGACCAAGAACATGATCTGCTGGATGCCAGCAAAAGCGTTTACCAGACGATTTCTGAAGGGAATGAAAATATCAAGCTGGGCAATAAAGAGATGAATGCCAGGGCTTATGTGAGCAAGTTTAATTTTTCTGGATCGGATCAGGAGAAAAAAGTAGGGGTGCTTTCTGGAGGAGAGCGCAACCGAGTACATTTGGCCATGACGCTAAAGGAAAATGGCAACCTGCTATTGCTCGATGAGCCTACCAATGATCTGGATGTCAATACACTGAGGTCACTGGAGGAAGCATTGGAGAATTTTGGTGGCTGTGCAGTGGTGATTTCCCACGACAGATGGTTCTTGGATAGGATCTGTACGCATATCTTGGCGTTTGAAGGAGATTCTCAAGTTTATTGGTTTGAAGGTAACTTTACCGATTACGAAGAAAACAAAAAGAAACGGCTTGGTGATGTAGAACCAAAACGTATCAAATACAAAAAGTTAAAGTAA